In a single window of the Christensenella timonensis genome:
- a CDS encoding J domain-containing protein, with protein MNPYEVLGVTENATDEEIKAAYRKLVKKYHPDRFANDPQKQAAASEKLKQVNAAYDMVTKIRQGNYQWSSTPEFASVRAAIQRGAIGEAEAMLNRMSERPAEWHFLMGIVLLRRGWYDGAAEHFTRAYQMEPGNREYENAMRAMSQQAGAYMDFGDMPEGGIQMNGKMCVPCGICACAGLSLCCGRGMFCCI; from the coding sequence ATGAACCCATACGAGGTACTGGGCGTTACGGAAAACGCTACGGATGAAGAGATCAAGGCGGCGTACCGGAAGCTGGTAAAAAAATACCATCCGGATCGCTTTGCGAACGATCCGCAAAAACAGGCTGCGGCGAGCGAGAAGCTAAAACAGGTAAACGCGGCCTATGATATGGTCACAAAGATACGGCAGGGAAATTACCAGTGGAGCAGTACGCCGGAGTTTGCCTCGGTGCGCGCGGCGATCCAGCGCGGAGCGATCGGCGAAGCGGAAGCGATGCTCAACCGCATGAGCGAGCGTCCGGCGGAATGGCATTTTTTGATGGGGATCGTCCTTTTGCGGCGCGGATGGTACGACGGTGCGGCGGAGCATTTTACGCGCGCGTACCAGATGGAGCCGGGAAACAGGGAATACGAAAACGCGATGCGCGCGATGTCACAGCAGGCAGGCGCGTATATGGATTTTGGGGATATGCCGGAAGGCGGCATACAGATGAACGGGAAAATGTGCGTTCCCTGCGGGATTTGCGCGTGCGCGGGCCTCAGCCTGTGCTGTGGGCGCGGCATGTTCTGTTGTATTTAA
- a CDS encoding DUF5685 family protein → MFGYIVPKVCELKVREYELFRAYYCGLCKALKSGYRKTAVLNFDSVFLYLLADSLCEGGTVVQPCKCGLHPFEKRSKVVSDAAGYAADVNILMAYFKAADDVRDKGKGRLLQLFLKKAYRKAADKHPHIVEVAEKTIDELHRLEDGKTDSTDAVADTYARLLGTVFEDVDVLQSHVLYDLGYSLGRWVYLIDAAEDWEKDEAAGEYNVYACRYEKRTQSAQQEILRSMQYSLAQAAQALEKLSLQKNKELLQNIIYLGLREQTERIVCGQPRLTAQIR, encoded by the coding sequence ATGTTTGGATATATCGTCCCAAAGGTATGCGAGCTCAAAGTGCGGGAATACGAACTGTTCCGGGCGTACTACTGCGGGCTGTGCAAGGCCTTGAAAAGTGGTTACAGGAAAACGGCAGTGCTCAATTTTGACAGCGTTTTTTTATATCTGCTTGCGGACAGCCTGTGCGAAGGCGGGACGGTGGTGCAGCCATGCAAATGCGGCCTGCATCCTTTTGAGAAAAGGAGCAAGGTCGTCTCGGACGCGGCAGGGTATGCGGCGGACGTCAATATCCTGATGGCTTACTTCAAGGCGGCGGACGATGTGCGCGACAAAGGAAAGGGCCGTCTGCTGCAACTTTTTTTAAAGAAGGCCTACCGCAAGGCGGCGGACAAACACCCGCATATCGTGGAGGTCGCGGAAAAGACGATCGATGAGCTGCACCGGTTAGAGGATGGAAAAACAGACAGTACGGATGCGGTCGCGGATACTTATGCACGGCTTTTGGGCACGGTGTTCGAGGATGTAGACGTTTTGCAGTCGCATGTCCTCTACGACCTTGGCTACAGCCTCGGGCGGTGGGTCTACCTGATCGACGCGGCGGAGGACTGGGAAAAGGATGAGGCCGCCGGGGAATACAACGTCTATGCGTGCCGCTATGAAAAGAGGACGCAAAGCGCGCAGCAGGAGATATTGCGCAGCATGCAGTATTCGCTGGCACAGGCGGCGCAGGCGCTGGAAAAGCTGTCGCTGCAAAAGAATAAGGAACTGCTGCAGAATATCATCTATTTGGGGCTGCGGGAACAGACGGAACGGATCGTCTGCGGACAGCCGCGCCTTACTGCACAGATCAGGTAA
- the trpS gene encoding tryptophan--tRNA ligase, protein MEQGMEKKTIFSGIQPSGNLTLGNYLGAVRNWAALQEEYHCYYCVVDLHAITVRQESAELRKRTLDVMSVLIAAGIDPEKNILYMQSHVPAHAELAWILNCFTYMGELSRMTQFKEKSAKAGDNINAGLFTYPALMAADILLYQADLVPVGVDQKQHLELTRDLAIRLNNLYGDVFTVPEPYIPKAGAKIMSLQEPEKKMSKSDGNDNASIALLDPPEVITRKFKRAVTDSDGEIRFADEKPGVSNLLSIYSAITEKTIAQAEAEFAGQGYGVLKQRVADAVIAELKPLQERYKQVRGDKAYLEQIMMRNAEKASQAARKTLFKVQKKIGLAPRKL, encoded by the coding sequence ATGGAACAGGGGATGGAAAAAAAGACGATTTTCAGCGGGATACAGCCGTCCGGCAATTTGACGCTCGGCAATTACCTGGGGGCGGTCAGGAATTGGGCGGCACTGCAGGAAGAATACCATTGCTACTATTGCGTGGTGGACCTGCATGCGATCACAGTCCGGCAGGAGAGCGCCGAGCTTAGGAAGCGCACGCTGGATGTCATGTCCGTGCTGATCGCGGCGGGCATCGACCCGGAAAAGAATATCCTATATATGCAGTCGCACGTGCCCGCGCATGCGGAGCTGGCATGGATACTCAATTGCTTTACCTATATGGGCGAGCTTTCCCGCATGACGCAGTTCAAAGAAAAAAGTGCCAAAGCGGGCGATAATATCAATGCGGGACTGTTTACCTATCCGGCGCTGATGGCCGCGGATATTTTGCTTTACCAGGCAGACCTTGTGCCGGTGGGTGTGGACCAGAAGCAACATTTGGAGCTGACCCGTGATTTGGCGATACGGCTTAACAATCTTTACGGCGATGTGTTTACCGTTCCCGAGCCATATATCCCCAAAGCGGGCGCCAAGATCATGAGCCTGCAGGAGCCGGAGAAAAAAATGTCGAAATCGGACGGGAACGACAACGCGTCCATCGCGCTCCTCGATCCGCCGGAGGTGATCACGCGCAAATTCAAGCGGGCGGTGACGGACAGCGATGGAGAGATCCGCTTTGCGGATGAAAAACCGGGTGTATCCAACCTGCTTTCTATCTATTCGGCGATCACGGAGAAAACGATCGCGCAGGCGGAAGCGGAATTTGCGGGGCAAGGCTATGGGGTGTTAAAGCAGCGTGTGGCCGACGCGGTGATCGCGGAGCTTAAGCCGCTGCAGGAGCGCTATAAGCAGGTGCGCGGGGACAAGGCATATTTGGAGCAGATCATGATGCGGAATGCGGAAAAGGCGTCGCAGGCGGCGCGCAAAACGCTTTTCAAAGTGCAGAAGAAGATCGGCCTCGCACCAAGGAAGCTGTAA
- the thrC gene encoding threonine synthase, producing the protein MQVMSTRGKGEKIPATMAVLKGIAADGGLFVPEAFPQIDLDEMAEYAAHEYDILAAKVLGLFFDVPEDTLATLTQQAYAPFDDTRVVPLKRLSDREYVMELTHGPTLAFKDMALQVLPRLIRVGLDIHHQQENVLILTATSGDTGKAALEGFKDVPRTAILVFYPVDGVATMQKLQMVTQEGGNLSVCGVRGNFDDAQTGVKALFANEELKRILKEAGYTFSSANSINIGRLIPQVAYYVYAYAKLLADGMVEKGQKVNFVVPTGNFGNILAAYYAKRMGLPIGKLVCASNHNNVLTDFFKGGKYDANRTFYKTMSPSMDILISSNLERLLYEIAGRDEQAVRQWMASLKASGTYEIPQSAQQALHELFYADFCDEEETGRAIRDTFEKYGYLIDTHTAVAQCVYEKYRQATGDDTVSVVVSTANPYKFTQDVLRCVTGETVEDAFAAADRLAQATGTKIPPQIKELCEKPVLHDGCVDKDDLITAVNTFLHRMGD; encoded by the coding sequence ATGCAGGTAATGAGCACGCGCGGAAAAGGAGAAAAAATACCCGCGACGATGGCTGTTTTAAAGGGGATCGCCGCGGACGGCGGCCTGTTTGTGCCCGAGGCGTTCCCACAGATCGACCTGGACGAAATGGCGGAATATGCGGCGCATGAATACGATATCCTTGCCGCAAAGGTACTGGGGCTTTTTTTTGACGTCCCGGAGGATACGCTCGCGACATTGACGCAGCAGGCGTATGCGCCGTTTGACGATACGAGGGTCGTACCGCTAAAGCGGCTTTCGGACAGGGAATATGTGATGGAGCTGACGCACGGGCCGACGCTCGCCTTTAAAGATATGGCGCTGCAGGTGCTGCCGCGCCTCATCCGCGTGGGGCTCGATATCCACCATCAGCAGGAAAACGTACTGATCCTGACGGCGACGTCCGGCGATACGGGCAAGGCGGCGCTCGAAGGCTTTAAAGACGTACCGCGCACGGCGATTCTGGTGTTTTACCCGGTGGACGGCGTTGCGACCATGCAAAAGCTGCAGATGGTGACGCAGGAAGGCGGGAACCTCAGCGTATGCGGCGTCAGGGGAAACTTTGACGATGCGCAGACGGGCGTCAAGGCGCTGTTTGCAAACGAAGAACTGAAACGGATATTGAAGGAAGCGGGCTATACGTTTTCCTCCGCGAATTCCATCAATATCGGCAGGCTGATCCCGCAGGTGGCCTACTATGTCTATGCATATGCGAAGCTGCTGGCCGACGGAATGGTCGAAAAAGGGCAAAAGGTAAATTTTGTCGTGCCTACGGGCAATTTCGGCAACATCCTGGCAGCATATTATGCGAAGCGCATGGGCCTGCCCATCGGCAAGCTGGTGTGTGCTTCCAACCACAACAACGTATTGACGGACTTTTTCAAAGGAGGGAAATACGACGCGAACCGTACGTTTTACAAGACGATGTCGCCCTCCATGGATATCCTGATCTCCAGTAATTTAGAGCGGCTGCTGTACGAGATCGCGGGACGCGATGAACAGGCCGTCCGGCAGTGGATGGCTTCCCTGAAAGCAAGCGGTACATACGAGATCCCGCAAAGCGCGCAGCAGGCGCTGCATGAGCTTTTCTATGCGGATTTCTGCGATGAGGAAGAGACGGGCCGGGCGATCCGGGATACATTTGAAAAGTACGGATACCTGATCGATACGCACACGGCGGTCGCGCAGTGTGTTTATGAAAAATACAGGCAGGCCACAGGCGACGACACGGTGAGCGTGGTGGTTTCTACGGCGAACCCGTATAAATTCACACAGGATGTGCTGCGCTGCGTTACGGGTGAAACGGTGGAGGATGCCTTTGCGGCGGCGGACCGGCTCGCGCAGGCGACGGGGACAAAGATTCCTCCGCAGATAAAAGAATTGTGTGAAAAACCGGTGCTGCACGACGGCTGTGTGGACAAAGACGACCTGATCACGGCGGTCAATACTTTCCTGCACCGGATGGGGGACTGA
- a CDS encoding ATP-binding protein, which translates to MIQLIYAPKGSGKTKRLIDLANAELNSTKGDVVFIDDDKRYMYDVAHQARFVDVKDYGIESGDALYGMLCGMVSQNYDIEAIFIDAFLKIVKMDVAELKDLMDKIGSLCEKNNCKAVIIISAEPDEAPDFLKPYII; encoded by the coding sequence ATGATACAACTAATCTACGCACCAAAAGGCAGCGGCAAAACAAAAAGACTGATCGACCTTGCAAACGCGGAACTCAACTCCACAAAGGGCGACGTCGTATTTATCGACGACGACAAACGCTATATGTATGACGTGGCACACCAGGCACGTTTTGTGGACGTAAAAGACTACGGAATCGAATCGGGCGACGCGCTTTACGGAATGTTGTGCGGGATGGTATCACAAAATTACGATATTGAAGCGATCTTTATCGATGCGTTTCTGAAAATCGTAAAAATGGATGTTGCGGAATTAAAGGATCTGATGGACAAGATCGGCTCGCTTTGTGAAAAGAACAACTGCAAAGCAGTGATCATCATCAGTGCAGAGCCGGACGAAGCGCCTGATTTCCTGAAACCTTATATTATCTAA
- the gpmI gene encoding 2,3-bisphosphoglycerate-independent phosphoglycerate mutase, which produces MAFTALIIMDGFGLAACNAGNAICAEGTPNLNRLMEEYPHTRLGASGMSVGLPDGQMGNSEVGHLNIGAGRIVYQELTRITKSIADGDFFSKKEFLDAVENVKKHGSALHLIGLISDGGVHSHQEHLYALLKLAKENGIGERTFIHCLMDGRDVAPDSGKGFIEQLEAKISEIGAGRIATVMGRYYAMDRDNRWERVKLAYDAIVKGEGLNAPDAARAMQDSYDKKEYDEFVKPTVITQNGEPVAKLKKDDSVIFFNFRPDRAREITRSIIDEEFTGFDREYFPTYFVSMTQYDKTFKNIHVAYKPQVLENTLGEYLAKNNKKQFRIAETEKYAHVTFFFNGGVEQPNEGEDRYLIPSPKVATYDLQPEMSAPEVCKKAVELIESKKYDVMILNFANCDMVGHTGIFEAAVSAVKAVDECVKEVVDAILAVGGDVLITADHGNAEIMADPKTGGPFTAHSTNPVPCILVSKAHRLDTLRTGGILADLAPTMLDLMGLAQPAEMEGKSLIEK; this is translated from the coding sequence ATGGCTTTTACAGCACTGATCATTATGGACGGGTTTGGCCTCGCCGCCTGCAACGCGGGCAACGCGATTTGCGCGGAAGGAACGCCGAACCTAAATAGATTGATGGAAGAATATCCGCACACACGCCTCGGCGCGAGCGGGATGTCGGTCGGCCTGCCGGACGGACAGATGGGCAACTCGGAGGTCGGGCACCTCAACATCGGCGCGGGCAGGATCGTCTACCAGGAACTGACACGCATTACAAAATCCATTGCGGACGGCGATTTTTTCAGCAAAAAGGAATTTTTGGACGCGGTGGAAAACGTGAAAAAGCATGGCAGCGCGCTGCACCTGATCGGCCTGATCTCGGACGGCGGCGTGCACAGCCACCAGGAACATTTGTATGCGCTTTTGAAGCTGGCGAAGGAAAACGGGATCGGCGAAAGGACGTTTATCCATTGCCTGATGGACGGGCGCGACGTTGCCCCGGACAGCGGAAAAGGCTTTATCGAGCAGCTGGAGGCGAAGATCAGCGAGATCGGCGCAGGCAGAATCGCTACGGTGATGGGCCGTTATTATGCGATGGACCGCGACAACCGCTGGGAACGCGTAAAGCTCGCGTACGACGCGATCGTAAAGGGCGAAGGGCTTAACGCGCCGGATGCGGCCCGGGCGATGCAGGATTCGTACGATAAAAAGGAATACGACGAATTTGTAAAGCCGACGGTCATCACGCAAAACGGCGAGCCGGTGGCAAAGCTCAAGAAAGACGATTCTGTGATCTTCTTCAACTTCCGCCCCGACCGCGCGCGGGAGATCACGCGCAGCATCATCGACGAAGAGTTCACAGGCTTTGACCGCGAATATTTCCCGACGTATTTTGTATCTATGACGCAGTACGACAAGACATTCAAGAACATCCATGTGGCATATAAGCCGCAGGTGCTCGAAAATACGCTGGGCGAATATTTGGCGAAGAACAACAAAAAGCAGTTCCGCATCGCGGAAACGGAAAAATATGCGCACGTGACGTTTTTCTTCAACGGCGGCGTGGAGCAGCCCAACGAGGGAGAGGATCGTTACCTGATCCCGTCGCCCAAGGTGGCGACATACGACCTCCAGCCGGAGATGAGCGCGCCCGAGGTGTGCAAAAAAGCGGTGGAGCTGATTGAGTCGAAAAAGTATGACGTGATGATCCTCAATTTTGCGAACTGCGATATGGTGGGGCATACGGGCATCTTTGAGGCCGCGGTATCGGCGGTAAAAGCGGTGGACGAATGTGTGAAAGAGGTCGTGGATGCGATCCTTGCGGTAGGCGGCGACGTGCTGATCACAGCGGATCACGGAAATGCCGAAATCATGGCCGACCCCAAGACAGGCGGCCCGTTCACGGCGCACAGCACGAATCCCGTGCCGTGTATCCTTGTGAGCAAGGCGCACCGTTTAGATACGCTGCGTACAGGCGGAATCCTTGCGGATCTCGCCCCGACGATGCTCGATTTGATGGGGCTTGCCCAGCCGGCGGAAATGGAAGGCAAGAGCCTGATCGAAAAGTAA
- the tpiA gene encoding triose-phosphate isomerase: MRKPIIAGNWKMNKTPDEAAALINDLKPLVASAQAEVVVCPPATDLAAAAAALAGSNISLGAQNMDYHDSGAYTGEVSADMLLGLGVKYVIIGHSERREYYAETDETVNLKVLKALEKGLTPIVCVGEKLEERESGVTAEVVRKQTKLALLNVAQGDVAKVVVAYEPIWAIGTGKTATSDDANNTIKEIRAAIKEVFGNVAEEVRIQYGGSMNPKNATELMAMSDIDGGLIGGASLKAEDFSKVVNY, from the coding sequence ATGAGAAAACCAATTATTGCAGGAAACTGGAAGATGAACAAGACGCCCGACGAGGCGGCTGCACTGATCAACGACTTGAAACCGCTGGTGGCTTCGGCGCAGGCGGAGGTAGTGGTATGCCCGCCGGCAACGGATCTTGCGGCGGCGGCAGCGGCGCTTGCCGGAAGCAACATTTCCCTCGGCGCACAGAATATGGACTATCACGACAGCGGCGCTTATACGGGCGAAGTATCGGCGGATATGCTGCTGGGCCTCGGCGTGAAATACGTGATCATCGGGCATTCGGAACGCCGCGAATACTATGCGGAAACGGACGAGACAGTGAACCTCAAGGTTTTGAAGGCGCTGGAAAAGGGACTTACGCCTATCGTGTGCGTGGGCGAAAAACTGGAAGAGCGTGAAAGCGGCGTGACGGCGGAAGTGGTCAGGAAGCAGACGAAGCTGGCGCTCCTGAACGTAGCGCAGGGCGACGTTGCCAAAGTTGTCGTTGCGTATGAGCCGATCTGGGCGATCGGCACGGGCAAGACGGCAACCAGCGACGATGCAAACAATACGATCAAGGAAATCCGTGCAGCAATAAAAGAAGTGTTTGGAAACGTTGCCGAGGAGGTAAGAATACAGTATGGCGGAAGCATGAATCCGAAGAACGCGACAGAGCTGATGGCGATGAGCGATATCGACGGCGGCCTCATTGGCGGTGCTTCGCTGAAGGCCGAAGATTTTTCCAAGGTCGTAAATTACTAA
- a CDS encoding phosphoglycerate kinase → MKKTIEDIDVAGKKVLVRVDFNVPLDEKGEITDETRIQAALPTIQYLIDKGAKVILMSHLGRPKGEVKPEFSLAPVAKRLSEILNTKVVFAKDCVGKEAKDAVDSIEDGQVVLLENLRFHKEETANDPAFAKELASLGDIFVNDAFGTAHRAHASTAGVAEYLPAVAGYLIGKELSFMGKALEDPARPFIAILGGAKVSDKIGVIENLLSKVDCLIIGGGMANTFVKAQGYEMGKSLVDDERLNLALELMDQANKKGIKIMLPSDFVVAKELSAEAEAHVVPVDNIPADMMALDIGPSTRIIFANEIKRAKTVIWNGPMGVAEIPAFAGGTRAIAEALSEASATTIIGGGDSAAAVKKLGFADKMSHISTGGGASLEFLEGKELPGVAALNDK, encoded by the coding sequence ATGAAGAAAACGATTGAAGATATTGACGTAGCCGGGAAAAAAGTACTGGTACGTGTGGATTTCAATGTTCCGCTCGACGAGAAAGGCGAAATCACAGACGAAACGCGCATCCAGGCGGCGCTCCCGACGATCCAGTATTTGATCGATAAAGGCGCAAAGGTGATCCTGATGTCCCATCTCGGACGTCCGAAGGGCGAAGTAAAGCCGGAATTCTCGCTTGCGCCCGTTGCAAAGCGGTTGTCCGAGATCCTGAACACCAAAGTTGTGTTCGCAAAGGACTGCGTGGGCAAAGAAGCGAAGGACGCTGTGGATTCTATCGAAGACGGCCAGGTCGTACTTCTTGAGAACCTGCGTTTCCACAAGGAAGAAACAGCCAACGATCCGGCGTTTGCAAAAGAGCTGGCAAGCCTCGGCGATATCTTTGTCAACGACGCGTTCGGTACGGCGCACAGGGCGCACGCTTCTACGGCGGGCGTGGCGGAATACCTGCCGGCAGTGGCAGGCTACCTGATCGGCAAGGAGCTTTCCTTCATGGGCAAGGCTCTGGAAGACCCGGCGCGCCCGTTCATCGCGATTTTAGGCGGGGCGAAGGTCTCCGACAAGATCGGCGTGATCGAAAACCTGCTTTCCAAGGTGGATTGCCTCATTATCGGCGGCGGTATGGCAAACACGTTCGTAAAGGCGCAGGGCTATGAAATGGGCAAATCCCTGGTGGACGACGAACGCCTGAATCTGGCGCTCGAATTGATGGATCAGGCAAACAAAAAGGGAATCAAGATCATGCTTCCTTCCGACTTCGTGGTGGCAAAAGAGCTCAGCGCAGAGGCGGAAGCGCACGTAGTACCGGTGGACAACATCCCGGCCGACATGATGGCCCTGGATATCGGGCCGTCCACAAGGATTATTTTCGCCAACGAGATCAAGCGCGCAAAGACGGTCATCTGGAACGGGCCGATGGGCGTTGCGGAAATCCCGGCGTTCGCAGGCGGCACGAGGGCGATCGCGGAAGCGCTCAGCGAAGCGTCGGCAACGACGATCATCGGCGGCGGCGACAGCGCGGCGGCGGTCAAGAAGCTCGGCTTTGCTGACAAGATGTCGCATATCTCCACGGGCGGCGGCGCATCCCTTGAATTCCTCGAAGGGAAGGAACTGCCGGGCGTAGCCGCGCTCAACGACAAATAA
- a CDS encoding Na/Pi cotransporter family protein, with protein MDLWSIMMLIGGLGLFLYGMKLMSDGLEAAAGDKLRTGLELMTKNRFSALGLGAAVTAVIQSSSATTVMVVGFVNAGLMTLIQAINVGIGANIGTTITAQIVALNVTEFAPIVLFAGVLMMLFIKKRKVRRIGEIVGGLGILLFGMEIMSNAVAPLRDYQPFIDLLSSFQEPWIGLLAGLAVTAIIQSSSATMGIIQAFAMQGVMGLDSAVYVILGLNIGTCVTAIIASLSGTKTAKRTAIALLFFNVFGSLIFMLAMHFLPIVDWIKSWSPDEPVRQLANFHTFFNVINAFIFIGCPQLLAKVACFFVRGEDKKLEGRKLKYIDKNADSQPVAIGQAILEVARMARISGENFNLALKSFLEGDEKMVDEVMENEKVVNYLNQEITDALSMISQTGLSEVDSRTVTAMLHAIMDIERISDIAENVADLAAIRLEKKTKLSRKGAAEIEFMGKKLEEAFSMMRDVMRDGNMEYAKRVMEIEDEIDKYEEKIKKHHIKRLKKGECTASASTLFTDVITMCERVADHAANIAALTLRGELQ; from the coding sequence ATGGACTTGTGGAGTATCATGATGCTGATCGGCGGCCTGGGGCTGTTCCTTTACGGCATGAAGCTGATGTCGGACGGCCTGGAAGCCGCCGCCGGCGACAAGCTGAGGACAGGCCTTGAACTGATGACCAAAAACCGTTTCAGCGCACTTGGGCTGGGGGCGGCGGTGACCGCTGTGATCCAGAGTTCGTCTGCGACGACGGTCATGGTCGTCGGTTTTGTCAATGCAGGACTTATGACGCTGATCCAGGCGATCAACGTGGGTATCGGCGCAAACATCGGTACGACGATCACCGCACAGATCGTTGCGCTCAACGTAACGGAATTCGCGCCGATCGTGCTTTTTGCAGGCGTGCTGATGATGCTGTTCATCAAAAAGCGCAAGGTGCGCAGGATCGGCGAGATCGTCGGCGGCCTGGGGATACTGCTCTTTGGCATGGAGATCATGTCAAACGCTGTTGCGCCGCTGCGCGATTACCAGCCGTTTATCGACCTTTTGAGTTCGTTCCAGGAGCCGTGGATCGGGCTTCTGGCAGGCCTTGCGGTAACGGCGATCATCCAGAGCTCCTCCGCTACCATGGGGATCATCCAGGCTTTTGCCATGCAGGGCGTCATGGGGCTGGATTCCGCCGTATATGTGATATTGGGCCTCAACATCGGTACCTGCGTAACGGCAATCATCGCGAGCCTGTCGGGTACCAAAACGGCGAAACGTACGGCGATCGCCCTGTTGTTCTTCAATGTTTTCGGTTCGCTGATCTTTATGCTGGCAATGCATTTCCTGCCCATCGTGGACTGGATCAAATCCTGGTCGCCGGACGAGCCGGTACGCCAGTTGGCGAACTTCCATACATTCTTTAACGTGATCAATGCATTTATCTTCATCGGTTGTCCGCAGCTCCTTGCAAAAGTGGCGTGTTTCTTTGTGCGCGGCGAAGACAAGAAGCTGGAAGGGCGGAAGCTGAAATATATCGATAAAAATGCCGACAGCCAGCCGGTAGCGATCGGACAGGCGATCCTGGAGGTGGCGCGCATGGCGCGTATTTCAGGCGAGAATTTCAACCTGGCGCTGAAAAGTTTCCTGGAGGGAGATGAAAAGATGGTCGACGAGGTCATGGAGAACGAAAAAGTGGTCAATTACTTAAACCAGGAGATCACGGATGCGCTTTCCATGATCAGCCAGACAGGGCTTTCCGAGGTCGACTCGCGCACTGTGACGGCAATGCTGCACGCGATCATGGATATCGAACGCATTTCGGATATTGCAGAAAATGTCGCCGACCTGGCCGCTATACGCCTGGAGAAGAAGACAAAGCTTTCCAGGAAGGGTGCGGCGGAAATCGAATTTATGGGCAAAAAACTGGAGGAGGCTTTTTCGATGATGCGCGACGTAATGCGGGACGGCAATATGGAATATGCCAAACGCGTCATGGAGATCGAGGACGAGATCGACAAATACGAAGAAAAGATCAAAAAGCATCATATCAAGCGCCTGAAGAAGGGCGAATGTACCGCGAGCGCCAGCACGTTGTTCACGGATGTGATCACAATGTGCGAGAGGGTGGCCGACCATGCGGCGAATATTGCGGCGCTGACACTGCGCGGCGAGCTGCAATAA
- a CDS encoding tRNA (cytidine(34)-2'-O)-methyltransferase, which produces MAIHVVLLEPEIPQNTGNISRTCVVTGSELHIIGPMGFSLDEKHVKRAGLDYWKDLKLHMYDSLEEFYQQNPEAECWYFSSKVSRNFNEASYSGDCYLMFGKETQGLPKQLLDQHTEHTVRIPMQAKQRCLNLSNAVCVGVYEALRQNDYFHMK; this is translated from the coding sequence ATGGCGATACATGTTGTGCTGCTGGAGCCGGAAATACCGCAAAATACGGGGAATATATCGCGCACATGCGTGGTCACGGGAAGTGAGCTCCACATCATCGGGCCAATGGGGTTTTCGCTCGACGAGAAGCATGTGAAGCGCGCGGGACTCGATTACTGGAAAGACCTGAAGCTGCATATGTATGACAGCCTGGAAGAATTTTACCAGCAGAATCCGGAAGCGGAATGTTGGTATTTTTCATCTAAGGTATCCCGGAATTTTAATGAAGCGAGCTATAGCGGGGATTGTTATTTGATGTTCGGCAAGGAGACGCAAGGGCTTCCAAAGCAGCTGCTCGACCAGCACACGGAGCATACGGTGCGTATTCCGATGCAGGCGAAACAGCGGTGCCTGAACCTTTCCAATGCGGTATGTGTGGGCGTGTACGAGGCGCTGCGCCAAAATGATTATTTTCATATGAAATAG
- a CDS encoding Cof-type HAD-IIB family hydrolase, which produces MQKIKLLAMDIDGTLIPGVGEDIAQVDLEAIRCAQRSGVKVTLSTGRILGTAKSWVQRLNIEGPVITCNGADMRDMQKSYFKDNLSFEGMKEIMSAYRDTGLKRYVFSDNHIYCTHEDYFEKLFDKWRMGNGGELPVTMYESDEQLCERVADDIQKVLVWGHEEEQAVMEERSKQFAGRFDVVPSGPDNVEFNGLGVSKGKALAALAEYYGFDISETMAIGDGGNDTDMLKAAGIGVAMGNAMEGPLKAADYVTADVRHGGVAQAIDKFVFGK; this is translated from the coding sequence ATGCAGAAGATAAAATTGTTGGCAATGGATATTGACGGAACACTGATCCCCGGCGTGGGAGAGGATATTGCACAGGTCGACCTGGAAGCGATCCGCTGTGCGCAGCGGTCGGGGGTCAAGGTGACACTGTCGACCGGGAGGATCTTAGGCACCGCAAAGAGCTGGGTACAACGGCTCAATATCGAAGGGCCTGTCATTACCTGCAACGGTGCGGATATGCGCGATATGCAAAAATCTTATTTTAAAGACAACCTTTCCTTTGAAGGGATGAAGGAGATAATGTCGGCGTACAGGGATACGGGGCTGAAACGCTATGTGTTCAGCGATAACCATATCTATTGTACCCACGAGGATTATTTTGAAAAACTGTTCGACAAGTGGCGCATGGGCAATGGGGGGGAGCTTCCGGTGACGATGTACGAAAGCGACGAGCAGTTGTGCGAGCGTGTGGCGGACGATATACAAAAGGTATTGGTCTGGGGACATGAGGAAGAACAGGCGGTCATGGAGGAACGCTCCAAACAGTTTGCTGGGCGCTTTGATGTGGTGCCGAGCGGCCCGGACAATGTGGAATTCAACGGGCTTGGCGTATCGAAGGGAAAGGCGCTTGCCGCGCTCGCGGAATATTATGGGTTTGACATCTCGGAAACGATGGCGATCGGCGACGGGGGGAACGATACGGATATGCTGAAAGCGGCGGGCATAGGGGTCGCCATGGGCAACGCCATGGAAGGGCCGTTGAAGGCTGCGGACTATGTGACCGCGGATGTGCGCCACGGGGGCGTGGCACAGGCGATCGACAAGTTCGTTTTTGGAAAATAG